A genomic segment from Fundulus heteroclitus isolate FHET01 chromosome 6, MU-UCD_Fhet_4.1, whole genome shotgun sequence encodes:
- the fam78ba gene encoding protein FAM78B produces MSILARHHLVPPPPFLLLSLVACTMGCLQSIACKPRIRRENIVVYEVSASIDQCPTIIEENSPIVLRYKTPYFRASAGVVMPPVPRNETWVVGWIQACTQMEFYNTYGDIGMSSWELPELREGRVKAISDSDGVSYPWYGNTTETVTLTGPTSKPSRLTVSMNDNFYPSVTWAVPISNSNTPMLTHITRDQSFITWLVAMNSVTKERIVLQTVRWRMRVDIAVDPDMPLGSRASLVGRPYQEQPHILNYQEPIPPNALGRPNANDAQVLMWRPRRGAPLVVIPPK; encoded by the exons ATGAGCATACTGGCCAGGCATCACTTGGTCCCTCCTCCTCCGTTTTTGCTCCTTTCGCTTGTCGCCTGCACTATGGGCTGCCTTCAGAGCATTGCCTGCAAGCCCCGCATCAGACGGGAGAACATCGTGGTGTACGAGGTGTCGGCCTCCATTGACCAGTGTCCTACCATCATAGAGGAGAACTCACCCATTGTGCTCCGTTATAAGACGCCCTACTTCAGGGCCTCGGCGGGGGTTGTGATGCCCCCGGTGCCCCGCAACGAGACCTGGGTGGTGGGCTGGATCCAAGCCTGCACCCAGATGGAGTTCTACAACACCTACGGTGACATCGGCAT GTCAAGCTGGGAGCTACCGGAGCTACGTGAGGGCCGGGTGAAGGCCATCAGCGACTCGGATGGCGTCAGCTACCCCTGGTACGGCAACACCACGGAGACGGTGACCCTGACCGGCCCAACGTCCAAACCCTCTCGGCTGACGGTCAGCATGAACGACAACTTCTACCCCAGCGTGACCTGGGCGGTCCCCATCAGCAACAGCAACACCCCCATGCTGACCCACATCACCCGGGACCAGAGTTTCATCACCTGGCTGGTGGCCATGAACTCTGTCACCAAG GAGCGCATTGTGCTGCAGACGGTGCGGTGGAGGATGCGGGTCGACATCGCCGTGGACCCGGACATGCCCCTCGGCTCCCGGGCCTCGCTGGTGGGTCGACCCTACCAGGAGCAGCCGCACATCCTCAACTACCAGGAGCCCATCCCTCCCAACGCGCTGGGAAGACCCAACGCCAACGACGCCCAAGTGCTGATGTGGAGGCCGAGGAGAGGGGCGCCGCTCGTGGTCATACCACCGAAATAG
- the slc35a3b gene encoding solute carrier family 35 member A3b isoform X3 produces MATAQPSRLKYLSLGVLVVQTTSLVLTMRYSRTLKEDGPRYLASSAVVSAEILKIFTCTLLVLMENNLSVRAMALLLKEEIVNKPVETMKLAVPAGIYTLQNNLLYVALSNLDAATYQVTYQLKILTTALFSVSMLGKKLGLYQWLSLLLLMAGVTLVQWPTESAGEQKVLTAGSQLVGVVAVLMACMSSGFAGVYFEKILKETKQSVWVRNIQLGLFSFVFGFIGMMVYDGRSVTQSGMFQGYNAITCTVVVLQAVGGLVVAVVIKYADNILKGFATSVSIILSTLISYFLLNDFNPTSLFFLGAVLVIAATFLYSYKGKPASSTFKV; encoded by the exons ATGGCCACAGCCCAGCCCTCGCGGCTAAAGTATCTGTCCCTGGGGGTGCTGGTGGTGCAGACCACCTCGCTGGTTCTCACCATGCGCTACTCCCGCACTCTAAAGGAAGACGGTCCCCGCTACCTGGCCTCCTCCGCTGTGGTGTCCGCTGAGATCCTTAAAATCTTCACCTGTACCCTCCTCGTCTTGATGGAAAACA ATCTCAGTGTGCGAGCGATGGCCCTGCTGCTGAAGGAGGAGATAGTGAACAAGCCTGTGGAGACCATGAAGCTGGCCGTGCCTGCAGGGATCTACACGCTGCAGAACAATCTGCTCTATGTTGCGCTGTCCAACCTGGATGCAGCCACCTATCAG GTCACGTATCAGCTGAAGATCCTCACCACAGCGCTCTTCTCTGTCTCCATGCTCGGAAAGAAGTTGGGTCTCTACCAGTggctctccctgctgctcctcatGGCTGGAGTCACTCTGGTGCAG TGGCCCACCGAGTCGGCAGGAGAGCAGAAGGTGCTGACCGCGGGCTCCCAGCTGGTGGGCGTGGTGGCTGTGCTGATGGCCTGCATGTCCAGTGGTTTTGCTGGGGTTTACTTTGAGAAGATCCTGAAAGAGACCAAGCAGAGTGTGTGGGTCCGTAACATACAGCTGG GTTTGTTCAGCTTTGTGTTCGGCTTTATAGGAATGATGGTGTATGACGGCCGGAGTGTGACACAGTCTGGGATGTTTCAGGGCTACAATGCCATTACCTGCACAGTTGTTGTCCTGCAG GCTGTGGGCGGACTGGTCGTTGCTGTGGTGATTAAATATGCAGACAACATCCTGAAAGGATTTGCCACCTCTGTGTCAATCATTTTGTCCACTCTCATCTCATATTTCCTCCTGAACGACTTTAACCCCACAAG tttgtttttcttgggAGCAGTGCTGGTGATTGCTGCCACATTTCTTTACAGCTACAAGGGCAAACCTGCCAGCAGCACCTTCAAAGTGTAG
- the slc35a3b gene encoding solute carrier family 35 member A3b isoform X2 — protein sequence MQDMSTQASNPSVNSDKESSATVMATAQPSRLKYLSLGVLVVQTTSLVLTMRYSRTLKEDGPRYLASSAVVSAEILKIFTCTLLVLMENNLSVRAMALLLKEEIVNKPVETMKLAVPAGIYTLQNNLLYVALSNLDAATYQVTYQLKILTTALFSVSMLGKKLGLYQWLSLLLLMAGVTLVQWPTESAGEQKVLTAGSQLVGVVAVLMACMSSGFAGVYFEKILKETKQSVWVRNIQLGLFSFVFGFIGMMVYDGRSVTQSGMFQGYNAITCTVVVLQAVGGLVVAVVIKYADNILKGFATSVSIILSTLISYFLLNDFNPTSLFFLGAVLVIAATFLYSYKGKPASSTFKV from the exons GCTTCAAACCCATCTGTGAACTCAGACAAGGAGTCGTCTGCAACGGTTATGGCCACAGCCCAGCCCTCGCGGCTAAAGTATCTGTCCCTGGGGGTGCTGGTGGTGCAGACCACCTCGCTGGTTCTCACCATGCGCTACTCCCGCACTCTAAAGGAAGACGGTCCCCGCTACCTGGCCTCCTCCGCTGTGGTGTCCGCTGAGATCCTTAAAATCTTCACCTGTACCCTCCTCGTCTTGATGGAAAACA ATCTCAGTGTGCGAGCGATGGCCCTGCTGCTGAAGGAGGAGATAGTGAACAAGCCTGTGGAGACCATGAAGCTGGCCGTGCCTGCAGGGATCTACACGCTGCAGAACAATCTGCTCTATGTTGCGCTGTCCAACCTGGATGCAGCCACCTATCAG GTCACGTATCAGCTGAAGATCCTCACCACAGCGCTCTTCTCTGTCTCCATGCTCGGAAAGAAGTTGGGTCTCTACCAGTggctctccctgctgctcctcatGGCTGGAGTCACTCTGGTGCAG TGGCCCACCGAGTCGGCAGGAGAGCAGAAGGTGCTGACCGCGGGCTCCCAGCTGGTGGGCGTGGTGGCTGTGCTGATGGCCTGCATGTCCAGTGGTTTTGCTGGGGTTTACTTTGAGAAGATCCTGAAAGAGACCAAGCAGAGTGTGTGGGTCCGTAACATACAGCTGG GTTTGTTCAGCTTTGTGTTCGGCTTTATAGGAATGATGGTGTATGACGGCCGGAGTGTGACACAGTCTGGGATGTTTCAGGGCTACAATGCCATTACCTGCACAGTTGTTGTCCTGCAG GCTGTGGGCGGACTGGTCGTTGCTGTGGTGATTAAATATGCAGACAACATCCTGAAAGGATTTGCCACCTCTGTGTCAATCATTTTGTCCACTCTCATCTCATATTTCCTCCTGAACGACTTTAACCCCACAAG tttgtttttcttgggAGCAGTGCTGGTGATTGCTGCCACATTTCTTTACAGCTACAAGGGCAAACCTGCCAGCAGCACCTTCAAAGTGTAG
- the slc35a3b gene encoding solute carrier family 35 member A3b isoform X1 codes for MKQKSKECASPDPQDAADVKLASNPSVNSDKESSATVMATAQPSRLKYLSLGVLVVQTTSLVLTMRYSRTLKEDGPRYLASSAVVSAEILKIFTCTLLVLMENNLSVRAMALLLKEEIVNKPVETMKLAVPAGIYTLQNNLLYVALSNLDAATYQVTYQLKILTTALFSVSMLGKKLGLYQWLSLLLLMAGVTLVQWPTESAGEQKVLTAGSQLVGVVAVLMACMSSGFAGVYFEKILKETKQSVWVRNIQLGLFSFVFGFIGMMVYDGRSVTQSGMFQGYNAITCTVVVLQAVGGLVVAVVIKYADNILKGFATSVSIILSTLISYFLLNDFNPTSLFFLGAVLVIAATFLYSYKGKPASSTFKV; via the exons GCTTCAAACCCATCTGTGAACTCAGACAAGGAGTCGTCTGCAACGGTTATGGCCACAGCCCAGCCCTCGCGGCTAAAGTATCTGTCCCTGGGGGTGCTGGTGGTGCAGACCACCTCGCTGGTTCTCACCATGCGCTACTCCCGCACTCTAAAGGAAGACGGTCCCCGCTACCTGGCCTCCTCCGCTGTGGTGTCCGCTGAGATCCTTAAAATCTTCACCTGTACCCTCCTCGTCTTGATGGAAAACA ATCTCAGTGTGCGAGCGATGGCCCTGCTGCTGAAGGAGGAGATAGTGAACAAGCCTGTGGAGACCATGAAGCTGGCCGTGCCTGCAGGGATCTACACGCTGCAGAACAATCTGCTCTATGTTGCGCTGTCCAACCTGGATGCAGCCACCTATCAG GTCACGTATCAGCTGAAGATCCTCACCACAGCGCTCTTCTCTGTCTCCATGCTCGGAAAGAAGTTGGGTCTCTACCAGTggctctccctgctgctcctcatGGCTGGAGTCACTCTGGTGCAG TGGCCCACCGAGTCGGCAGGAGAGCAGAAGGTGCTGACCGCGGGCTCCCAGCTGGTGGGCGTGGTGGCTGTGCTGATGGCCTGCATGTCCAGTGGTTTTGCTGGGGTTTACTTTGAGAAGATCCTGAAAGAGACCAAGCAGAGTGTGTGGGTCCGTAACATACAGCTGG GTTTGTTCAGCTTTGTGTTCGGCTTTATAGGAATGATGGTGTATGACGGCCGGAGTGTGACACAGTCTGGGATGTTTCAGGGCTACAATGCCATTACCTGCACAGTTGTTGTCCTGCAG GCTGTGGGCGGACTGGTCGTTGCTGTGGTGATTAAATATGCAGACAACATCCTGAAAGGATTTGCCACCTCTGTGTCAATCATTTTGTCCACTCTCATCTCATATTTCCTCCTGAACGACTTTAACCCCACAAG tttgtttttcttgggAGCAGTGCTGGTGATTGCTGCCACATTTCTTTACAGCTACAAGGGCAAACCTGCCAGCAGCACCTTCAAAGTGTAG